One window of the Salvia splendens isolate huo1 chromosome 1, SspV2, whole genome shotgun sequence genome contains the following:
- the LOC121757415 gene encoding uncharacterized protein LOC121757415, whose product MNGKIWIFAEEGDNFEIESDTEQLLHGRYFSPRLARHVYISVVYAKCTRAERYALWEKMREISHMPEGYPWLIGGDFNTILSPRDRVGSDTNRQAEMVDFAEAIEDCRLLDPGFDGADFTWAKNGLFERLDRILLSEAWSPLFDATRVSNLPRISSDHGPVLVRCKMRNDQNGGRAFRFQNMWTRHEGFIGLVHDEWSQPRGPWECSTSKLSSRELKRP is encoded by the coding sequence ATGAATGGGAAAATCTGGATTTTTGCGGAGGAGGGAGACAACTTTGAGATTGAGAGTGACACGGAACAACTCCTCCATGGGCGCTACTTTTCTCCCCGATTGGCAAGGCATGTCTATATTTCGGTTGTCTATGCAAAGTGCACACGGGCAGAAAGGTATGCACTTTGGGAAAAGATGAGGGAAATCTCGCATATGCCCGAGGGTTATCCTTGGTTGATCGGGGGTGATTTCAACACTATCCTCTCACCCCGGGATAGAGTCGGGAGTGACACCAACAGACAAGCTGaaatggttgattttgcggaggcTATTGAGGACTGCAGACTGCTTGATCCGGGCTTTGACGGTGCGGACTTCACATGGGcaaagaatggcctttttgagaGGCTGGATAGAATTCTTCTAAGCGAAGCGTGGTCTCCTTTGTTCGATGCAACACGGGTGTCCAACCTCCCTAGGATTTCATCGGATCATGGACCGGTCCTAGTGAGGTGCAAGATGAGGAACGACCAAAATGGGGGTAGAGctttccggttccaaaacatgtggactCGGCATGAAGGGTTCATCGGCCTCGTTCACGATGAGTGGTCTCAACCGCGGGGGCCGTGGGAATGCTCAACCTCCAAATTAAGCTCTCGAGAATTAAAAAGACCCTGA